The genomic region ATTATAAATGGTGCTGAACGTGTCATTGTTTCACAGTTAGTCCGTTCTCCAAGTGTGTACTTCAGTGAAAAAATCGACAAAAACGGTAAAAAAGGGTATACCACAACCGTGATTCCTAACCGTGGTGCGTGGCTGGAGTTTGAAACAGATGCGAAAGACGTTGCGCATGTACGTATTGATCGTACGCGTAAACTTCCAATCACTGTCTTGCTTCGTGCCTTAGGATTTGGAACAGATGAAGAAATTATTGATTTAATTGGTGAAAATCAATTTCTGAAAAACACCTTGGATAAGGATAACACCGAAAACAGTGAAAAGGCGCTGCTTGAAATTTACGAGCGTCTGCGTCCAGGTGAACCACCTACACTTGAAAGTGCAAAAAGTCTTCTGATTTCACGCTTTTTTGATCCCAAGCGTTATGACCTTGCACGTGTAGGTCGCTATAAAATGAATAAAAAACTGCATATAAAAAACCGTTTATTTAACCAGACATTAGCTGAAACCATTGTTGATGAGGAAACAGGTGAAGTGATCGGCCGAAAAGGGGATAAAATTGATCGACCACTTCTGAATAAACTTCTCCCTTATCTGGAAGGTTCTGAGGAAAATGTAGGCGAACAGATTCTTGAACCACATGAAGGTGTTCTTGATGATCCTGTGCGCATACAGTCCATTAAGATTATGGATCCATCAGACCCTGAAGGCGAGAGAACATTAAAGGTAACAGGTAATGCAGGTATTGACTATGATGTGAAGCATATTACCCCTGCTGATATGATTGCATCAATCAGTTATTTCTTCAACATCCTGCATGGTGTTGGAGATACAGATGACATTGACCATTTGGGTAACAGGCGCTTACGTTCAGTTGGTGAACTGCTTCAAAACCAATTCCGTATTGGTTTATCCAGGATGGAAAGAGTCGTCCGTGAACGGATGTCCATTCAGGATACGAATTCCATTACACCACAGCAGCTGATTAATATTCGTCCTGTTATTGCATCTATTAAAGAATTCTTTGGAAGCTCGCAGCTTTCACAGTTTATGGATCAGACGAACCCATTAGCTGAACTAACTCATAAACGACGTCTGTCAGCTCTTGGACCAGGCGGACTTACCCGTGAACGTGCCGGATTTGAAGTGCGTGACGTTCACTATTCTCACTATGGCCGTATGTGTCCGATTGAAACACCTGAGGGTCCGAACATTGGTTTGATTAACTCATTATCTTCTTATTCCAAAGTCAATGAATTCGGTTTTATTGAAACTCCTTATCGACGAGTGGACCCTGAGACAGGTAAAGTTACTGAGCAGATTGACTATTTGACAGCTGATGAAGAAGACAACTATGTAGTTGCGCAGGCAAACGCCAGCTTAGACGAAGAAGGCCGATTTTCTGAAGAAGAAGTTATTGCCCGTTTTCGAGGAGAAAATACAGTCGTCCGTCGGGATCGTATAGATTATATGGACGTATCACCAAAACAAGTTGTATCTGCGGCGACCGCCTGTATCCCATTCCTTGAAAATGATGACTCCAACCGTGCGCTTATGGGTGCAAACATGCAGCGCCAGGCTGTACCGTTGATTAATCCAAAATCCCCAATTGTGGGCACTGGTATGGAATACGTTTCCGGTAAGGACTCAGGTGCTGCAGTAAGAGCTAAGCATGCCGGGGTTGTTGAGCGAGTAGAAGCTAAAGAAGTACATGTTCGTCGCATTTCCGAAGTTGATGGGAAAGAGGTAAAAGGAGATGTAGACGTTTATAAGTTCCAGAAATTCATTCGCTCCAACCAGGGAACTTGCTATAACCAGAAGCCAATTGTAGAGAACGGGGAAAGAGTAAAACAAGGCGACATTCTTGCCGATGGACCATCCATGGAACAAGGGGAACTGGCTTTGGGCCAAAACGTCCTTGTCGGTTTCATGACTTGGGATGGATACAACTATGAGGATGCTATTATTATGAGTGAGCGCCTTGTAAAAGATGATGTTTATACATCCATTCATATTGAAGAGTATGAATCAGAGGCACGTGATACGAAATTAGGTCCTGAAGAAATTACCCGCGACATTCCAAACGTAGGTGAAGATGCCCTGCGTAACCTTGATGAGAGGGGAATTATACGAGTTGGAGCTGAAGTGGGTGACGGAGACCTCTTAGTAGGTAAAGTAACCCCTAAAGGTGTTACAGAACTAACAGCCGAAGAAAGATTACTGCATGCCATATTTGGTGAAAAAGCCCGCGAAGTTCGGGATACTTCATTACGTGTACCGCACGGCAGCGGAGGTATTGTCCTGGATGTTAAAATCTTTAACCGTGAAGACGACGATGAATTGCCTCCAGGTGT from Virgibacillus sp. MSP4-1 harbors:
- the rpoB gene encoding DNA-directed RNA polymerase subunit beta; translated protein: MAGQLVQYGRLRKRRTYARISEVLELPNLIEIQTASYQWFLEEGLKEMFKDISPIEDFTGNLSLEFVDYSFGEPKYPVGEAKERDVTYSAPLRVKVRLLNNDTGEVKEQEVFMGDFPLMTDTGTFIINGAERVIVSQLVRSPSVYFSEKIDKNGKKGYTTTVIPNRGAWLEFETDAKDVAHVRIDRTRKLPITVLLRALGFGTDEEIIDLIGENQFLKNTLDKDNTENSEKALLEIYERLRPGEPPTLESAKSLLISRFFDPKRYDLARVGRYKMNKKLHIKNRLFNQTLAETIVDEETGEVIGRKGDKIDRPLLNKLLPYLEGSEENVGEQILEPHEGVLDDPVRIQSIKIMDPSDPEGERTLKVTGNAGIDYDVKHITPADMIASISYFFNILHGVGDTDDIDHLGNRRLRSVGELLQNQFRIGLSRMERVVRERMSIQDTNSITPQQLINIRPVIASIKEFFGSSQLSQFMDQTNPLAELTHKRRLSALGPGGLTRERAGFEVRDVHYSHYGRMCPIETPEGPNIGLINSLSSYSKVNEFGFIETPYRRVDPETGKVTEQIDYLTADEEDNYVVAQANASLDEEGRFSEEEVIARFRGENTVVRRDRIDYMDVSPKQVVSAATACIPFLENDDSNRALMGANMQRQAVPLINPKSPIVGTGMEYVSGKDSGAAVRAKHAGVVERVEAKEVHVRRISEVDGKEVKGDVDVYKFQKFIRSNQGTCYNQKPIVENGERVKQGDILADGPSMEQGELALGQNVLVGFMTWDGYNYEDAIIMSERLVKDDVYTSIHIEEYESEARDTKLGPEEITRDIPNVGEDALRNLDERGIIRVGAEVGDGDLLVGKVTPKGVTELTAEERLLHAIFGEKAREVRDTSLRVPHGSGGIVLDVKIFNREDDDELPPGVNQLVRVYIVQKRKINAGDKMAGRHGNKGVISTILPEEDMPFLPDGTPIDIMLNPLGVPSRMNIGQVLELHLGMAARELGIHVATPVFDGASDYDVWDTLEEAGLSRDAKTVLYDGRSGEPFDHRVSVGVMYMIKLAHMVDDKLHARSTGPYSLVTQQPLGGKAQFGGQRFGEMEVWALEAYGAAYTLQEILTVKSDDVVGRVKTYESVVKGDNVPEPGVPESFKVLIKELQSLGMDVKILSSDESEIEMRDIEEDDQSAEQLNVDMEQREDAN